One Streptomyces sp. SAI-135 DNA segment encodes these proteins:
- a CDS encoding DUF4190 domain-containing protein: MTDGTQSGGDRDPWAPPESGPSLEKSPSPGAGQPPSPSVHDQPTMTSGPNDAYGFPPPAAAPPAPTPGYGYPVPPPPIGPEGPGAPVGYGYPSYPQGPQGYGGWAPPKPPQNGMGVAAMVLGILSCALFCMYGILSLVLGVLAIIFGIKGRKRAELGEATNHGQAQAGFIMGIIGTILGIAVIVLLAIGITAAINSEDDSDYYDGSLAAVATGYVG, from the coding sequence ATGACGGATGGAACGCAGTCGGGTGGGGACCGGGACCCGTGGGCGCCGCCGGAGAGTGGGCCGTCGTTGGAGAAGAGCCCCTCGCCCGGTGCCGGGCAGCCGCCGTCGCCCTCCGTGCATGATCAGCCCACCATGACGTCCGGGCCGAACGACGCCTACGGCTTCCCGCCTCCGGCCGCCGCCCCGCCCGCCCCCACCCCGGGATACGGCTACCCCGTGCCGCCCCCGCCCATCGGACCGGAGGGCCCCGGCGCTCCCGTCGGCTACGGCTACCCCAGCTACCCGCAGGGCCCCCAGGGGTACGGCGGCTGGGCCCCGCCGAAGCCACCGCAGAACGGCATGGGTGTCGCCGCGATGGTGCTGGGCATCCTGTCCTGCGCCCTGTTCTGCATGTACGGCATCCTCTCGCTGGTGCTCGGGGTCCTCGCCATCATCTTCGGAATCAAGGGACGCAAGCGGGCCGAGCTCGGTGAGGCCACCAACCACGGGCAGGCGCAGGCCGGGTTCATCATGGGGATCATCGGGACGATCCTCGGGATCGCGGTGATCGTGCTGCTCGCCATCGGGATCACCGCCGCCATCAACTCGGAGGACGACTCCGACTACTACGACGGGTCCCTCGCCGCCGTGGCGACCGGGTACGTGGGGTAG
- a CDS encoding NADAR family protein, whose protein sequence is MGKITGKIDSQDALVRRVRAGAKLKFLYFWGHRPRPDGRVGASCLSQWWPSPFVVDGVTYATAEHWMMAGKARLFDDPEAERRIVAAGHPSQAKAAGRLVRGFDEQIWRRERFGIVVEGSVHKFAAHEDLRQFLLNTGDRVLVEASPVDRVWGIGLAADDEAAGHPERWRGPNLLGFALMEARDRLRNA, encoded by the coding sequence ATGGGGAAGATCACGGGGAAGATCGATTCACAGGATGCCCTGGTCAGACGGGTCCGGGCCGGAGCCAAGCTCAAGTTTCTGTACTTCTGGGGCCACCGCCCGCGTCCGGACGGCCGGGTCGGCGCGAGCTGTCTGAGCCAGTGGTGGCCCTCACCGTTCGTGGTGGACGGGGTGACCTATGCGACCGCCGAGCACTGGATGATGGCGGGCAAGGCACGGCTTTTCGACGACCCGGAGGCCGAGCGCCGCATCGTGGCCGCCGGACACCCGTCCCAGGCCAAGGCGGCGGGCCGCCTGGTCCGCGGCTTCGACGAGCAGATCTGGCGGCGCGAGCGCTTCGGGATCGTCGTGGAGGGCAGCGTCCACAAGTTCGCGGCCCACGAGGACCTGCGGCAGTTCCTCCTGAACACCGGCGACCGGGTCCTGGTGGAGGCCAGCCCGGTGGACCGGGTGTGGGGCATCGGCCTCGCCGCGGACGACGAGGCGGCGGGCCACCCGGAGCGCTGGCGCGGCCCGAACCTCCTGGGCTTCGCCCTGATGGAGGCGAGGGACCGCCTCAGAAACGCGTGA